One genomic region from Simkaniaceae bacterium encodes:
- a CDS encoding MBL fold metallo-hydrolase, with product MKGYCPLASGSKGNALYYESKETKILIDAGLSYRSLKDRLLEIDVPIESIDAVLVTHEHSDHIKGIARLIKEHDIPIIANSDTAKMIVELIGVRPRFKIFTTGETFVWRDIEVHPFSIHHDTVDPVAFTIISEGIKFGICTDLGFASSLVIERLRSCHYLVIEANHEIDLVHASQRPDVYKERVLSRQGHLSNEDCAKLIHAIYHNKLEHVYLAHLSEECNDPGIALQRIKDYLGEKGIEVPLSIAHQHQISQPIYYSGRVG from the coding sequence ATGAAGGGTTATTGTCCGCTTGCATCCGGCTCCAAGGGAAATGCCCTGTATTATGAAAGTAAAGAGACAAAAATTCTCATCGATGCGGGTTTGAGTTATCGAAGTTTGAAAGACCGTCTACTTGAGATTGATGTTCCTATTGAGTCGATTGATGCTGTTTTAGTTACACATGAACATAGTGATCACATCAAGGGGATTGCGCGTCTAATTAAAGAACATGATATTCCCATTATTGCCAATTCCGATACGGCAAAGATGATTGTTGAGCTGATCGGTGTACGCCCCCGTTTTAAGATTTTCACGACCGGGGAAACCTTCGTGTGGCGCGATATTGAAGTGCACCCTTTTAGTATTCATCATGACACGGTTGATCCTGTGGCCTTTACAATTATAAGTGAGGGCATTAAATTCGGCATATGTACGGATCTTGGTTTTGCCTCCTCTTTAGTCATTGAGAGACTGCGCAGCTGTCATTATCTTGTGATTGAGGCAAATCATGAAATCGATCTCGTTCACGCATCTCAACGTCCGGATGTTTATAAAGAGAGGGTGCTGAGCCGACAGGGGCATTTATCCAATGAAGATTGCGCTAAACTCATCCATGCGATTTATCATAATAAATTAGAGCATGTTTATCTCGCGCACTTATCGGAAGAGTGCAATGATCCGGGCATCGCGCTACAGCGAATCAAAGATTATTTAGGAGAAAAAGGGATTGAAGTGCCGTTATCTATTGCGCACCAACATCAAATCAGTCAACCTATTTACTATTCAGGTAGGGTGGGATGA
- a CDS encoding response regulator: protein MEQQKKRILVADGFEKTQQLIESTQGFDQYEFMFVRDGESCKLAIAQFHPDLLLIELFLPHLHGIQVLKWMKKDIKYRSIGTIVMTYELMLQNYRSALEAGADYFLDKPFNPNHLFLLFERFFANELKSDPFQGEPIIDFGIDSYYDPQVHIPTSYLKFWGTRGSISVAGEKYVRMGGNTPCLEIRTKKTSLIIDSGTGIRPLGELILEHGKNNNINLLISHTHQDHILGFPFFYPLYSEKNKITVWSPVGFEKTTEGLFKEMLAYSFFPVRLEQMRATVEFADLHDSKSYDFNDIQIGCHYTYHPGPTLGFKISVEGHKIGYITDNEFLVGYHGHPNDIPEDHPLLDSYRPLINFLHDCDVIVHEAQYFPKEYEQKVGWGHSSITNATILFKNLPNCKHWIVTHHDPRHTDQMLALKQELHWQIMIEAGVKCYLSYAYDGMIYPILKNNSSHPT from the coding sequence ATGGAGCAGCAAAAAAAACGTATCCTCGTTGCCGATGGGTTTGAAAAGACTCAGCAATTAATAGAAAGTACGCAAGGATTTGATCAATATGAGTTTATGTTCGTCAGAGATGGCGAATCATGCAAACTTGCCATTGCACAATTTCATCCCGATCTCCTTTTAATTGAACTTTTTCTCCCCCACCTTCATGGCATCCAGGTTTTGAAATGGATGAAAAAGGATATCAAATACCGCTCGATTGGAACCATTGTCATGACCTATGAGCTTATGCTCCAAAACTACCGCTCTGCGCTCGAAGCAGGGGCTGATTATTTTTTAGATAAACCCTTTAATCCAAACCATTTGTTTTTATTATTTGAGCGTTTTTTTGCTAATGAGCTTAAATCCGATCCCTTCCAAGGGGAACCGATTATTGATTTTGGGATCGATTCTTATTACGATCCTCAGGTCCATATTCCCACCTCCTATCTAAAATTCTGGGGAACAAGGGGATCTATTTCAGTTGCCGGAGAAAAATATGTGCGCATGGGAGGGAATACGCCCTGCTTAGAAATTCGAACGAAAAAAACCTCACTTATTATTGATTCCGGAACGGGAATACGCCCTTTGGGAGAGCTTATTTTAGAACATGGGAAAAATAACAACATCAATTTATTGATTTCGCATACCCATCAAGATCATATTCTGGGTTTTCCCTTCTTCTACCCTCTCTACTCAGAGAAAAATAAAATCACGGTTTGGTCTCCCGTCGGTTTTGAAAAGACAACGGAAGGGCTCTTTAAAGAAATGCTCGCCTACTCCTTTTTCCCCGTACGGCTTGAACAGATGCGGGCCACTGTTGAATTTGCAGATCTGCATGATTCAAAGAGCTATGACTTCAATGACATTCAAATCGGATGCCACTACACCTATCATCCGGGCCCGACACTGGGATTTAAGATTTCTGTTGAAGGACACAAAATCGGCTATATAACGGATAATGAATTTCTTGTTGGCTATCATGGACATCCCAATGATATCCCTGAAGATCATCCCCTTTTAGATTCTTATCGCCCTCTCATTAACTTTTTGCATGACTGCGATGTGATTGTTCACGAAGCGCAATACTTCCCTAAAGAATATGAGCAAAAAGTTGGATGGGGACACTCCTCAATTACAAATGCAACAATTCTTTTTAAAAATCTTCCAAATTGCAAACACTGGATTGTCACTCATCACGATCCTAGACATACGGATCAAATGCTGGCGCTAAAACAAGAACTACATTGGCAAATTATGATTGAAGCGGGTGTCAAATGCTATCTCTCATACGCCTATGATGGCATGATCTACCCTATTTTAAAAAACAACTCATCCCACCCTACCTGA